A genomic window from Candidatus Andeanibacterium colombiense includes:
- a CDS encoding tannase/feruloyl esterase family alpha/beta hydrolase: MLKAIGISGALVIGAGLLSSCGTAHADVAQVGNGKCDAATATSLGGSNPTAKWVAGEGEVPAYCEIGATLSPEAGSTIGVVFRLPEGWNGKILGLGGGGWAGNVTLEAAKPGLIAHYATAQTDGGHASAAPFENAWVVEDPKARDFSWRAVHEMTAASKTLVAAYYGRGQEKAYFQGCSTGGRMALMEAQRFPADYDAIIAGAPVYELVTQTSAVFRNNSFAAPGAAIGIDGAKKIAAAALAQCDAKDGVKDGVIADPRSCNFDPASVPGLTPGQVAAVRTAYSGVRAPDGSWAQWPMSRGGEADWHMFVAVGGDWKEFSNGGGFGGLLPVLFPGSIVDMHALTPAQVVEARQSAFAKMYEAKDTNLTPFFQRGGKLLMWHGESDPGPSPVGTIDYVEGVKQADPAGAAKGLRLFLAPGVNHCGGGAGADQLPLLEQLDSWLTSGKAPETIVAKKADGSMVRPLCAWPKVAQFGGKGDANDPKNYRCIDRTS; encoded by the coding sequence ATGCTCAAGGCGATCGGGATTTCGGGCGCGCTGGTGATCGGCGCGGGTTTGCTGTCGAGCTGCGGCACCGCGCATGCGGACGTCGCGCAGGTCGGCAACGGCAAGTGCGACGCGGCCACCGCGACCAGTCTCGGGGGCAGCAATCCCACGGCGAAATGGGTCGCGGGTGAAGGCGAAGTTCCGGCCTATTGCGAAATCGGCGCGACGCTCTCACCCGAAGCCGGTTCGACGATCGGCGTGGTTTTCCGGCTGCCGGAAGGCTGGAACGGCAAGATCCTCGGCCTTGGCGGCGGGGGCTGGGCCGGGAATGTTACGCTCGAAGCCGCCAAGCCTGGGTTGATCGCGCATTACGCGACCGCGCAGACCGATGGCGGCCATGCCAGCGCCGCGCCGTTCGAGAATGCCTGGGTGGTCGAAGACCCGAAGGCCAGGGATTTCTCGTGGCGCGCGGTCCATGAGATGACCGCCGCGAGCAAGACGCTGGTCGCCGCCTATTACGGCCGCGGGCAGGAAAAGGCCTATTTCCAGGGCTGCTCCACCGGCGGGCGCATGGCGCTGATGGAAGCCCAGCGTTTCCCCGCCGATTACGACGCGATCATCGCCGGCGCCCCGGTTTACGAACTCGTCACCCAGACCAGCGCGGTGTTCCGCAACAACAGCTTCGCCGCTCCGGGCGCCGCGATCGGGATCGACGGCGCGAAAAAGATCGCCGCCGCCGCGCTCGCGCAATGCGACGCGAAAGACGGGGTGAAGGACGGCGTGATCGCCGATCCGCGTTCGTGCAATTTCGATCCGGCGAGCGTTCCCGGCCTGACCCCGGGCCAGGTCGCGGCGGTCCGCACCGCCTATAGCGGCGTGCGCGCGCCCGATGGCAGCTGGGCGCAATGGCCGATGAGCCGCGGGGGCGAGGCGGACTGGCACATGTTCGTCGCGGTGGGTGGCGACTGGAAGGAATTCTCCAACGGCGGCGGGTTCGGCGGGCTGCTGCCGGTGCTGTTCCCGGGCAGCATCGTCGATATGCATGCGCTCACTCCCGCGCAGGTGGTGGAGGCACGGCAGAGCGCCTTCGCGAAGATGTACGAAGCCAAGGACACCAACCTCACGCCATTCTTCCAGCGCGGCGGCAAATTGCTGATGTGGCACGGCGAAAGCGATCCCGGCCCGAGCCCGGTCGGCACGATCGACTATGTCGAGGGCGTGAAGCAGGCCGATCCGGCCGGCGCCGCCAAGGGCCTGCGCCTGTTCCTCGCCCCCGGGGTGAACCACTGCGGCGGCGGGGCCGGCGCGGACCAACTGCCGCTGCTCGAGCAGCTCGACAGCTGGCTGACCAGCGGCAAGGCGCCCGAGACGATCGTCGCGAAGAAGGCCGACGGGTCGATGGTCCGCCCGCTCTGCGCCTGGCCAAAGGTTGCACAATTCGGCGGCAAGGGCGACGCGAACGATCCGAAGAACTATCGCTGCATCGACCGCACTTCGTGA
- a CDS encoding glutathione S-transferase family protein, with protein sequence MSGMVDGRWVTSMPAAEEIKGGRFVRMDSLFRNAVSADPAAKYPAEAGRYHLFVAWGCPWAARTLAVRALKGLTGLIPAYYALSAFGGEGWTYDDGPDGPAPETYPLHRYYSKAVPDYTGKVTVPTLWDTRTNSIVSNESSEIIRMFNGAFDGLTGNRLDLYPADLRPEIDRWNDYIYPRINNGVYRTGFATTQDAYDEAVGVLFDALDTVDAHLTSHRYLAGTECTEADWRLFCTLVRFDIGYHGAFKCNLRRIEDYPRLSNYLRELYQWPGIAETVWLERIKADYYGLSNVNPSRIVPAGPIVDLTGPHDRARLEGKGIRER encoded by the coding sequence ATGTCCGGAATGGTCGACGGCCGCTGGGTCACTTCGATGCCCGCCGCCGAGGAGATCAAGGGCGGCCGCTTCGTACGGATGGACAGCCTGTTCCGCAATGCGGTCTCGGCCGATCCGGCGGCGAAATATCCCGCCGAAGCTGGGCGCTACCATTTGTTCGTCGCCTGGGGCTGTCCCTGGGCGGCGCGGACGCTGGCAGTGCGTGCGCTCAAGGGGCTGACCGGATTGATTCCGGCCTATTACGCGCTCTCTGCCTTCGGCGGCGAGGGCTGGACCTATGACGACGGACCCGATGGGCCGGCCCCGGAGACCTATCCGCTGCACCGCTATTATTCGAAGGCGGTGCCCGACTATACCGGCAAGGTCACCGTGCCGACATTGTGGGACACGCGGACGAACAGCATCGTGAGCAATGAAAGCTCCGAGATCATCCGCATGTTCAATGGCGCGTTCGACGGGCTGACCGGCAATCGGCTCGACCTCTATCCCGCCGACCTGCGGCCCGAGATCGACCGCTGGAACGACTACATCTACCCGCGGATCAACAACGGCGTCTATCGCACCGGCTTCGCGACCACGCAGGATGCCTATGACGAAGCGGTCGGGGTGTTGTTCGATGCGCTCGATACGGTCGATGCGCATCTCACAAGCCACCGCTACCTCGCGGGCACGGAATGCACCGAGGCCGACTGGCGGCTGTTCTGCACCCTGGTACGGTTCGACATCGGCTATCACGGCGCGTTCAAATGCAACCTCCGGCGGATCGAGGATTACCCGCGGCTCTCGAACTATCTGCGCGAACTCTATCAATGGCCCGGCATCGCGGAAACGGTGTGGCTCGAGCGGATCAAGGCCGACTATTACGGGCTGTCGAACGTGAACCCGTCGCGGATCGTGCCGGCCGGGCCGATAGTGGACCTGACCGGCCCGCACGATCGCGCGCGTCTTGAGGGCAAGGGAATCCGCGAGCGATAA
- a CDS encoding beta-glucosidase, whose protein sequence is MHKGLLLAAACCALIAGAATAQTAAKDTRGTPDERAAAMLKQMTQEEKLTLVKGYFSTDFPPAKFVAPPEGRAGSAGYVPGIPRLGIPGQWQADAGVGVASQGGASSKRPHTALPSGLALAASWDPQIAYDGGRMIGSEARADGFNVQLAGGVNLVREPRNGRNFEYTGEDPLLAGTIAGHAIAGIQSNHMISTVKHYAFNDQETDRNAGNVTIDEAAGRESDLLAFKIAIEQGNPGSVMCAYNRFRGDFACESDYLLTQVLRKDWGWQGYVMSDWGAAHSAVKAANAGLDQESGFGLHMDDNFGADLVDALAAGSVARARLNEMATRILRSMFEHGLIDDPASPTGGIDFAANKAVSRRGAEAGAVLLKNEGELLPLAGVKRIAVIGGHADKGVMSGGGSSQVYPGDGPLGGNAVPGIAPTSWPGPVVFYPSSPVEELRKQLPGVRIDYLDGSDAAAAAALAGQADVAIVFGTQWASESIDVKLALDGEQDALIAGVAKANPKTVVVLETAGPVRMPWNGAVAAVLEAWLPGSGGGEAIANLLTGRVNPSGRLPVSFPANESQLPYPGEPRKGEIAYTEGAAVGYKWFDKHKLTPLYPFGYGLSYTRFTMDAVNLDQDDHRGLSAEVTLSNIGEREGAQVIQLYASHDGWEAPRRLAGFAKVKLKPGETRKVDIAIDPRLLAKWDTGAHGWTIESGQYAIAAQGDALSDGEAVGFSLDAPLFYPAGWSMPKK, encoded by the coding sequence ATGCATAAGGGTTTATTGCTTGCCGCCGCTTGCTGCGCGCTGATCGCCGGCGCAGCTACGGCGCAGACCGCGGCCAAGGACACCAGGGGCACGCCCGACGAGCGCGCCGCCGCGATGCTGAAGCAGATGACGCAGGAGGAGAAGCTCACCCTCGTCAAAGGCTATTTCTCGACCGATTTCCCTCCAGCCAAATTCGTCGCCCCGCCTGAAGGCCGCGCGGGATCGGCCGGCTACGTCCCCGGCATTCCGCGGCTTGGCATTCCCGGCCAGTGGCAGGCCGATGCCGGGGTCGGGGTCGCGAGCCAGGGCGGTGCGTCGAGCAAACGCCCGCATACCGCGCTGCCTTCCGGCCTCGCGCTCGCCGCGAGCTGGGACCCGCAGATCGCTTATGACGGCGGGCGGATGATCGGCTCCGAAGCGCGCGCGGACGGGTTCAACGTCCAGCTCGCCGGCGGGGTCAATCTGGTCCGCGAACCGCGCAACGGGCGCAATTTCGAATATACCGGCGAGGATCCGCTGCTCGCCGGCACGATCGCCGGCCATGCGATCGCCGGGATCCAGTCCAACCATATGATCTCGACCGTGAAGCACTATGCGTTCAACGACCAGGAGACCGACCGCAACGCCGGCAATGTCACGATCGACGAGGCGGCCGGGCGCGAGAGCGATCTGCTCGCGTTCAAGATCGCGATCGAACAGGGCAATCCCGGATCGGTGATGTGCGCCTACAACCGCTTCCGCGGCGATTTCGCCTGCGAGAGCGACTATCTGCTGACCCAGGTGCTGCGCAAGGATTGGGGTTGGCAGGGCTATGTGATGTCCGATTGGGGCGCCGCCCATTCGGCCGTCAAGGCAGCCAACGCAGGGCTCGATCAGGAATCCGGCTTCGGGCTGCATATGGACGACAATTTCGGTGCCGACCTCGTCGATGCGCTCGCCGCGGGCAGCGTCGCCAGAGCGCGGCTCAACGAAATGGCGACGCGTATCCTGCGCTCGATGTTCGAACACGGGCTTATCGATGATCCGGCAAGCCCGACCGGCGGGATCGATTTCGCCGCGAACAAGGCAGTCAGCCGCAGGGGGGCGGAGGCGGGCGCGGTGTTGCTGAAGAACGAGGGCGAGTTGCTGCCGCTCGCGGGCGTAAAGCGGATCGCGGTGATCGGCGGGCATGCGGACAAGGGCGTGATGTCCGGCGGCGGATCGAGCCAGGTCTATCCGGGCGATGGGCCGCTGGGCGGGAACGCGGTCCCGGGCATCGCGCCCACCTCGTGGCCCGGGCCGGTGGTGTTCTATCCGTCCTCGCCGGTCGAGGAATTGCGGAAGCAGCTGCCGGGCGTACGGATCGACTATCTCGACGGCAGCGATGCGGCAGCCGCTGCGGCGCTGGCCGGGCAGGCCGATGTCGCGATCGTGTTCGGCACCCAGTGGGCGAGCGAGAGCATCGACGTCAAGCTGGCGCTCGACGGCGAGCAGGATGCGCTGATCGCGGGGGTCGCCAAGGCCAACCCGAAGACGGTGGTGGTGCTGGAAACCGCTGGGCCGGTGAGGATGCCGTGGAACGGCGCGGTCGCGGCGGTGCTGGAAGCGTGGCTGCCAGGCAGCGGCGGCGGGGAAGCGATCGCCAATCTGCTGACCGGCAGGGTCAATCCGTCGGGCCGGTTGCCGGTGAGCTTCCCGGCGAACGAAAGTCAGCTCCCCTATCCGGGCGAGCCGCGCAAGGGCGAGATCGCCTATACCGAAGGCGCGGCGGTCGGTTACAAATGGTTCGACAAGCACAAGCTCACGCCGCTCTATCCGTTCGGCTACGGGCTCTCCTACACACGCTTCACGATGGATGCGGTGAACCTCGACCAGGACGACCACCGGGGGCTTTCCGCCGAAGTGACGCTCAGCAATATCGGCGAACGCGAGGGCGCGCAGGTGATCCAGCTCTATGCCTCGCACGACGGCTGGGAAGCACCGCGCCGCCTCGCCGGTTTCGCCAAGGTCAAGCTGAAGCCGGGCGAGACCCGGAAGGTCGATATCGCGATCGACCCGCGCCTGCTGGCGAAATGGGACACCGGGGCCCACGGCTGGACCATCGAGAGCGGGCAATATGCGATCGCGGCGCAGGGCGATGCGCTGAGCGATGGCGAAGCGGTTGGCTTCTCGCTCGATGCGCCGCTGTTCTACCCGGCGGGTTGGAGCATGCCGAAGAAGTGA
- a CDS encoding SDR family oxidoreductase: protein MNLDILKGRVAVVTGASSGIGEACALGYAEAGAKVVMAARRADRLEALVAKIEAAGGEAIGVVTDVTSEDAVANLFRQAVDRFGTVDILINNAGVAQSIPIEESTLEQWNTVLTTNLTSAFLCSREAFRIMKPQGHGRIVNIGSISARVPRADSPAYTASKYGLDGLTHALAVDGRDFNIAVSLFNPGIVATEIAPGAVKLAADFAASPKDIADAILHMTALPDHLNFYEAMIVQNKLPFLGRG from the coding sequence GTGAACCTCGATATCCTCAAAGGCCGGGTTGCGGTCGTCACCGGCGCGAGCTCGGGCATCGGCGAGGCCTGCGCGCTCGGCTATGCCGAGGCCGGGGCCAAGGTCGTGATGGCCGCGCGGCGTGCCGACCGGCTTGAAGCACTGGTCGCGAAGATCGAAGCCGCGGGCGGCGAGGCGATCGGCGTGGTCACCGATGTCACCAGCGAGGATGCGGTCGCCAATCTGTTCAGGCAGGCGGTCGACCGCTTCGGCACTGTTGATATTCTGATCAACAACGCCGGCGTCGCGCAGAGCATCCCGATCGAGGAATCGACCCTCGAACAGTGGAATACGGTGCTTACCACCAACCTCACCTCGGCCTTCCTGTGCAGCCGCGAGGCGTTCCGGATCATGAAGCCGCAAGGCCACGGGCGGATCGTCAACATCGGCTCGATCTCGGCCCGGGTGCCGCGGGCCGACAGCCCGGCCTATACCGCGAGCAAATACGGTTTGGACGGCCTTACCCATGCGCTGGCGGTCGATGGCCGCGACTTCAACATCGCGGTGTCGCTGTTCAACCCGGGTATCGTCGCGACCGAGATCGCGCCGGGCGCGGTCAAGCTGGCGGCCGATTTCGCCGCTTCGCCCAAAGACATCGCCGACGCGATCCTGCACATGACCGCGCTGCCCGATCACCTCAATTTCTACGAGGCGATGATCGTCCAGAACAAGCTGCCCTTCCTCGGGCGCGGCTGA